ATTACAAAGCAACCTTGGATAACTTCCCCTTATTCTTGATTTTTTCCtagtgtttacaaaaaaaaaatgtatgtccCTTCTACCTCCCCCGATGTTGCAGATAGGAAGATCATTGCACTACTCTGCATTTTAAACGAATTCTTTCTTAAAGGGCTCCAAGatgctttttaaagtaatatcTATAGAGCCTGCTGAAACTGTGTGGAATCAACCAGTTAAATCAAACCTCACCGGGTCAagactatttcttttttatttgagagAGTCATGCTTTCttccttcctgttgtgatatCACCTTTAAGGTTGTATTTCCTTCAATGCTGTTACTTCATATCAAGATAAAAccttcattttttctctgttaatgTGATGAACAATGTGGGCAAAGGAGGTTGATATATGGGAGACCAGATGGGAGTTGGGATGTAAATATTATAAGATTAAGACACTAATCATGAATAAGTCAAGCTGAAGAATCACTTGTAGGTGCAATTAcccttaaaaaagaaaattattaaattgtgagcacattttaaataattatgtgATTTGCACATTCTTCAGTTGCATATCATCTGCACAGTCACTATTCCGTGCACATGTATACTGTGCACAAGTATAGATTCCCCTTTGGAGGCCACAGCCAGGCAGTTTTTAGGATCCCAAGTTGAACATAATGAATCTGCTTGTGTGCAAACACGTGTGCATCATATATGCAAAGAAAGTACATAAATGTGAGTACTGATATGGTTTTACATACATGCactttctcatttcttttttggtgttGGCTTTGAATCAGCTTTGGATCCTGAGAGGCCATTTTCTGTGTTGTCGATCCCTGATGAAGTTACAAGGCACTCCTTACTGCGgtggggaaaaaggaaaagacaaagtTAGAGCTGTACATACACGACAGCTCAAAGAAACATCTCAAGTTTGTTCCTTTTAAAAACTACATCAGCATGTGAAGTATCTCCACATGCCGACATGCTGCCGGGCACCAACGATTCAATCTGATGATGAAACAGTGTGAAATGGTTGCATTGCTGGTAAATATCGAGGTGGTTGTGAAAACTCACTTTTTCTCCTCAAGCTTTGAAAGAACATAGAGAGTGAAGTTCTTGAGCAGCATGAAGCCCATTAACGCTGCGATGGCTCCGCCCACACACGAGGCTATGATGATGCTCAGCGTGTTGTCCACCACCCTCACTACAGACAGGAAagatgatgtaaaaaaacaaaaaatctgaatataaaCTGTAAAGGAGAGGttccagaaaataaaacattggcataaaatatctacaaaaaaTTGAGGGGGGAGTTTATCTCATGTGACCTTCCGCTacttttagacttttaaaaCTATTGCTGGCACTTTCTTATAGCAAACAATAATTAGATAATATTTGGTGAACATTCTTAAtaccctgtttttttatttaattacctatttgtttgtttgttatttgccTATCTAGCAAAAATTTATATaagcagaaaataagaaaatgtgaTGTTCCCATTTGGAGAAGAGgttgatttatttgttaattctTAAATCTAGCGTTTCGTCAAAACAGTGCCAAAACCTCATTAAAGTGACAAACAAGAACTGTCTGTTTataagtgtttgatgcttaaaAACTAGTGAATGGTGGTTTAGTTGGAGAGAAGGATTATCAGCTcttctggtgtgtgtgtgcgtgcgcgtgtgtgtgtgtgagaccaaATCTGACTTATtagaaaataactaaatgaatgaatgcacaaaacaaatgagCATTAAATCAGTCATTAGTTAATTCcccattatatatatttcatattttactaTCATCTCAGGATTTATTTACCCCCtacaggattttattttatattttaattttttcctcagcagacCAAACATTCCTTCAGTAGCACTGTCCATGTGGCCTGATTTATCTTATCATCAACATACAAATGAATGCATGTTCTACTTAAATTGTCCTCTATACTGCACATTATGGGCAGTATAAGCTCCAATGTCCCACATTTGTGATTGGCCAATATATAGTATGTCAGGGCTTCCACTATTAATAAATCTACGTGTTGGGATGTGTTGTcagattcagtttttttccacataattaCACCCCTTTTTGTTGCTgaaatatgaggaaaatatgaTTACGCAGGCAGATGAAAAATTGACAGGTTGTGATGTTTACTTCATATAAAACTTAATAACTGATAACCCCTCCCTCATGTATATCAGCACACAGTACCACTATAGACCTTGACCACTCACACTTGTCCACCACGATGAGGTTAAAGATGGCGCTGTGGTTCCTGCCCTTCTCCTTGCGGTTCCGTCCAAAACATGTGTACTGGCCTCCGTCCTCGAAGGTGATGTTCCACAGCAAGATGGAGACGTTTTTGTCATGGTTCTTCCCCACAAACTCCACCCGCTCTCgatatatatttacatgtgGCTCCGCGTCCTCTGATGCTATCACTGAATCACACACCTGATAGGACCAACAAGCTGTCAATCATCCACCACTGAACAAGTCacctaaaaaaagaattttgCCCTCAAACGGGGGTTCATACCTTCTGCATGGTTCCGTTGTCGTTGTATTGCCAGCTGAAGTAGAGGTCTTCGATGCCGATACAGCTAAAATATGTGCAAGGCAACATGACTGTGCTGCCGTTCACTGCCTCCAGGAAAGGAATCTTTCCTACAAGCATCTCGAGAGCCTGAACAGACCACAcacctgaggaggaagaggaagagaaagcaCGAGATAAGACTACACCAGGTACGGACGACCTGTTCTTATTCCTAGGTTGACACATACCAACACTTTGTCGTATTCCTCTGTATCTCATACAGACGCCAAAGGCGATCTTCAGCATCTTTATGTTATTATACGTTGGCGGATGGCACCAGGCAACCACATACAACACACATGagtggcatcacttgagaacgtggccGGATGGAACCAGTTGTGTTCGCATGAAACAtagaaggacagcgtcaggtattAAAGCTGACGGTGATGTCGTAACATAAGGAGCGTAAGTGCACAAATAAGGCGGGTGGGAAGGGCGGTGGAGGtgtcccacaaacaacagactttcatgcaggactCTAAAATTTGCTTCCCATCTAGATGTGAGGGTTTATTtccctacaccttaccatgtgcctcttttgcctaaacataaccatcaTGATGGTCCAcgttggttgctatgtgctcATGCTATGTAGACATAAGGATGTACTGCCTCATCCTACCATGTGCATTtcttgacatcacggtaacgtcatcctggagcgtaaacagctgacgcagaaggataccttaaaCGATGACCCGGaaagtcactgacagagcagggccatgtgatgagttgggatgagaacttgttgaatgtacttggttaggtttagaaaaaagatcattttaaggtcatttcgcTGATGTGATGCCTGTAAATAACTTATAAAACCTTACATTAAAACAGTTGACTTTAAGTATTGTTGCTGACAGGTTTACATTGAAGTTCGCTGAAGCCCAGTGCATCTCACAAAaatgctaaagggtgcctttggTTGCTATTTGAcgccctgggaatgagaacggaCAGGGTTAAAAATCAACTCAAAGGCGTTCTGCTTTAAAGCAGCTGgtcactgctttttaaaaaatatgttatttgttttcttgctgaaAGCTACATGAGAAGACTGATAACAATTTCATATTTGCCCGTTTGATATACATCTTAAACCAGTTAGTTTAAATTAGCATTAAGACTGGAAAAAGCATGCCTGGTTTAATCTGGaggtaaaaatgttcaatttagCACTTCTAAAGCTCATTCATTAACACATTCTATATTCTTTGTATAATTTgtatttcaaggaaaaaaaacaacactactAAAGTGTAACAAGACACTTTGCACCAGACTATGCCTTGGCTATGAGCAGTGATTTCCTAAAGTTTTGTCAACAGTGTGAAACAAAAGCTAATAAATTGTCAGCACTCATAAATACCTACATGGTACTTTTTAATGATGCAGGGGAAGAAGACAACGGAAATGTAAAAGTACCCTATACCTATTTGCGATTTTTTACTTTGTGATTATAGCATCCATTATACTTGCAAGACATAACTGTTTCCCCTTagttccagtctttatgctaaactgaGCAAATCAGCTGCTGGTTGCAGCCATATTCTGACAGATATGAGGGGATCTGCGCAGTCTAACTCTGTAAGAAAGCAAACAAGCATATTCTCAAAATACTGAACTTTTCCTCTACATTCAGTATCCAGATTACTAGATGAACAAACTATATAAATCATCTCACTGACATTTAACGCCTTACTTCTGTCCACTCtatcaacaaataaatatacattaacATGAAGTTAATCATGTGACCTTAACCtttattatttgtgctgttACAAATGACAATCgattcttttttctctctctttcttttcaaaatattctATATAAGCCATTCATGATGTCAAACATAATACCTgcacttcaaattaaaagctcaCTGCCTTTCGTGCACTAGCTGGAATTGTTTTGTGGTCACATCGCAAAACAAGTCCAGTCTGCTCAGCCAGTTCCACGTGAACAATGAGAGAATGTAGCAGTATCTGTAGCAgattaaaattaagatttttgtacGCAAATGAAAATCTACAAGTGCAGATTGATTAAAAAACGTATTTATAACTGCGTTGATCAAGTCATTTCTTtatcatgcaaaaacatttcatggttccacTGTCTCAGATATGAGGAGTTGCTGCTTTTCCTATTAATTCTCTTGATTTATTAAATCGATTTAAATGTTGTACTTTTGGTTTCAATACCTAAATACATTTACTAACATACTTTATAGAGGTAAAATTTTCAGTGAAAGATCTTTGCTAGCATTGGTACTTTTTCTTCAGTagaggatctgaatactttcttCACCACTGCTAACACTGTGTGTTACAGGATGATATAAAAGGAATACATCACAGACTATTCATCCTATCTACCACATGTTCACAATTTTAGGAACACATTATGGCATATATACacaataaatagatagatagacctTATTGTCCACGtcagtggaaatttgtctttggctttgctcaaacacagcaaaggCACATACAAACACgtaacacaaatacacaattaaAAATGCACACTATACAAGATACAATAGTGCAAAAATACAGGTAGAGGCAATAACTGTTGTGTCTGTTATTGGCACTTGACTAGTCAAACCCTCAGTAACATTACACCACAAAGTCCTTGCTGTGACTTTACTGTAAATAAGAGAGGATGCAAGCTGATGTGCCCCTTGTAAGAACTGTAACTATACACCAGGGACCACAGCATCAGGAAGTCACAGTGATGACATCTCACATCTTCCAGCAATTAAAACTGATGCGCATaggacatcattttttttattgtttgtctaTTCCTTTTAGGTCTAGACTTATTCCAACTTCCCATGTAGCTGCTCAGTTTTGTGATATGACATGTGTCAAGGTCACATAGCAAAGAGCTGCAGTATATCATTTCAGCAGGTCAAGGACAGACTGTGCCGTAGGTCggtcctctctctcttttacattATTAAATCTCCTTGTGCTTAATGCTTACATCTAGTGCCTGCTGCGCGGAACCAGTAGACATATGCAAAGGTTATAGACAGAAAACACCACTGACACCTGAACAAGATGACTGGTTTTAGgagcagctgcattttttttcaaacattccCACGATTCTGCCCTCTGTTTGGTGCACACTGTGTTACACTTCGCTCCCAAAGTGGTCAAGGTCAACGTCTGAAAAGCACCACTGCAGCAAATACGAATAACATTGCAAAGAGCAGCAGATACGGCTTCACACAGCAAAGGAGGGCACACTGTATGTTATTGATTCATTCTCATCTCACTCTTGCTATCTCGCAATACTCACTCTGTTCAATCTTTCCCCTCAGCTGGTTCGATGCAGCACAGTGAGCTTGCAAAAACGGCATCACCCCTCCCGTCTCttgctagtttttttttaaacaaccacTTTCCATATCTTTTGTTGTATtccatttttattctttcaatCTTGTATCCCCCTTTATGTCCTTGAAGGGTACCCTGTCTCTATCACTGTAGCTACTGACAAGAGACCAAGAACAAAACAAGTAGAGTTATATCATCtccttgtgttttgtctctgacAACATTCAAATATTAATCTTCCTTAAAACAATAGCCTATTACGCATTGTCTCTTGTTAAGATTCCTAAAAGTTAAGATCTTAGTTTAAAGTTTTGCTTTGCTATGTAAAGTTTTGGTGCTTCAGATAAAAGTAGAGCAGTGATGCTCCGGGTTCTAGCCTATATATGTCATCTTTAGAACATCAGGCTTTTttatgaatgcatgaatgtcTGCTCTCcacatcctaaaaatgtggcGCATAACCAAACTATAGCTTGACCAATACTGGATTTGAAAAGGCTGATACTTAACTTGCTGTTCAGGATAATGTTATGTCATCTGATaatacctttttaaaacataaacacataacgTAAACAGGCGTTGTTAATATGGATCCCTTTGATTGTGAAAAATTGTGAATAAGCTACATgctgaaaagtacattttgcaGCTAAAGAAATCAACTTCTTACTGCTTTCTGGTGGATGTAATGGTGACACTGTTTCTGTATGACCTCTAACCTACTATAGCATTTATGTACTGTAGCTCTTGGATGAAATTTACACTAATACAGATGTATCTGCAATGAGCTCATACTGGCCTATAGTATCAGTCTAGCTCTACAGTGAACCACCAGCTACTATTAAATTCAATGGCTGATCACACATGAATGGTACTTGCTAGAGCCAAGAATCTATCCTATTCAATCAGGTCAAAGGCTTTAGAGGAGCCATGTACTGGTTTGAATGGTTAAGGTGTTGAAAAACATGGCCAGATGCCTCATAAAGTGGAACAAAATTCAACATAAACATTCTGTAAGCTAAAATGTGGATATATTAGATCACTGTCTCTTCTGCTTAACAAGTGTAATGTAGAACAACACACTCCTCTAACCACCTCTTAGTGCATTATATGGTTTATCCACAACATAGTCATGATCCCTTGATgcacctgctgcagcactgTTCTCTCTGTTACTGGTCTACCTGCATCTGCTGGTTAGGTCGaccatgcattttttattgcacatggccaaaatgtttgttgttcaCTCTAAATAAAGACAGCACCTGTGAGGAATAAAAATAGCAACTCTTGTTctgaaaatcacataaaattCTTTACTTGGCAACACGATTTCACTGACAAATCAGGTCATGTGTGAAAATGGGACAcggatattttaaatgtttggaaaGTTGTTAATGTGATCAACTTCACTGGATTGGGAATGTTATAAAGTGGTTTTAGAGCGTATATTAAGATAATTTTACAGACCAGGGTCTTAgggtgtgtttatttttagtgcGTGTTTGCTGCAATATTGCTGCAGTGGTGCTCCACACCCATAAGTAGGTTAGGAAATATAGAATTTAAGTATATACAGTAAGTTATTAATGTGGGAATAATTTTAGAAAAGAGCATTACATATTCAGACAGATGTATTTAACTCAAATTGTTAGTTGTCAACTAATAGCTAATACAGGATAAATGCAGGATAGAAACATCTAGGCAAGCGAACACAACATACATGGTGTAAGTGTCAGCTATTGCTGAAACTGGATTTTAATGGGctgctttctttcttctttaaagAGGCCGTGGAAACAATTTCTTGGAGATGTTTGGTTAGGTGTTGTCTTAGGCAACAAAATCCAATATTCACACTTGAAACTATATCCAAAACACTGTAACCCACGTAGTGAGAGGTTTTCTCCATTGTCAGTCTCAGATTTGTATGTAAATTTACTTGATTCATACCATTTCTTGACACTGTTCTGTTACTCTTACTGGAGTTCTTGACTTAAATGAAACTGATGTTTTACTGGACACTCATCCGAGTGACTCTGCTGCACCATTACTGCAGATACACGTCTTGTTAATCATAAAATGCTGTGAAAGGTAAGGCCTCCTCTATGGACACAGCTTTTTGAATCACAGAGTCAATTTTCTGCTGACATTCAGTTTGTGGACATATAATCCAACCAATATAGATTGCAGATAACACTAAACTGACTGACTGCAACAACTACTGGCCGAAGTCTTCATGGCAGCCACATTTTAATTGAACCTTCATAACCCTcgttctctctgtgtttccaaGCAGAACCAGCAGCACATTGTCTCATGAGATGAAACTCAACCTCCAAAAAAAAGGTTACTCATCACGAACAAACTGGTCCTGTCACCAGCAGCAAAGTCCTCCTTCAAAATTTAGTGTACCGACACATGCCCTATAGAAAACTGCAGCCAACACCTACGTAGGTTAGATTCTGATGAAGGTCAATGCCAGATTTGGAAAAGCTACAGCATCAATTGCTCTGCTTATCAACACAAATGCCCACCAATATCAACAAATGCTTTTTATAAGGACcggaaaaaaataagtttaaaagaaaaggagaTGAGAAGGTACCGTGCACATCATCTGTGATGTAACAGTCAATAGGCAATTAAAGGAAGGTGATGTAAAGTGAAAGGTTGACATTACCAAGCAGCAGAGAGAACATCAGGCAGACGGACGTGTGCGGAGGGCCCAGCCTCAGGGGTTCAACCCACCGGACCTCCATGGCAGCCAGATctgctccaaaa
This genomic window from Plectropomus leopardus isolate mb chromosome 13, YSFRI_Pleo_2.0, whole genome shotgun sequence contains:
- the scn4bb gene encoding sodium channel, voltage-gated, type IV, beta b, yielding MEVRWVEPLRLGPPHTSVCLMFSLLLGVWSVQALEMLVGKIPFLEAVNGSTVMLPCTYFSCIGIEDLYFSWQYNDNGTMQKVCDSVIASEDAEPHVNIYRERVEFVGKNHDKNVSILLWNITFEDGGQYTCFGRNRKEKGRNHSAIFNLIVVDKLRVVDNTLSIIIASCVGGAIAALMGFMLLKNFTLYVLSKLEEKNKECLVTSSGIDNTENGLSGSKADSKPTPKKK